From Echinicola soli, a single genomic window includes:
- a CDS encoding glycoside hydrolase family 95 protein: MHILNHKEKQGGVVKCSLLVFVTLFFLKLTTQAQSLDKSLYFKQPAKNYLEALPLGNGQLGGMVFGNPNRERIVLNEKSLWSGGVQDADRDNAHAHLDEIQRLLLQGKNKEAEQLLQENFVSKGEGSGHGRGANVHYGSYQTLGDLWINWLDTASAYSDYNRILDLNRGVATTTWKRDEILFSQVGYVSLTDDVLVVHLTASDKGAISFSLGLHREENAETHSLDTDQLMMLGQLPDKDKKGMRFASVVKVIPVGGELTQDPDHLTLKNADECLIILAAATDYNIDSPALRGANPKGKVLQVINDFKPKGAEERHEKAFLELFEKNGFQLDKRERMVANLSTPERLLRYAEGHPDSQLPVLYFNYGKYLLISSSQPGQLPANLQGIWAPEYQAPWNGDYHLDINIQMNYWLAEPLGYGDLAEPLHQFTANLVENGQKSARAYYNAPGWVAHVISNPWYFTSPGEGASWGSTMTGGAWLTEHLWEHYRYSRDTAFLATYYPVLKGAAEFLSSVLIEEPEHQYLVTAPSNSPENTYLKPNGYKGHTAMGPTMDMQICREVFGNTIQAANVLGTDRELVGQLTEKMARLAPNEVGKNGDLNEWLHDWDDADPHHRHVSHLYGLHPYDEITPWGTPDLAKAVKATLLQRGDGGTGWSRAWKINFWARLGDGDHALELLRKLLQPAAGDGTKIVMGNGGTYPNLFCAHPPFQIDGNFGGTAGIIEMLFQSHGKKETIRLIPALPADSSWQAGEVNGMHARGAFIVDFKWKEGRVVSGNITSLKGQECSLLLPKGMTIVDEKGKEVISNKRNESMEVRFNTNPNQRFLLVPY, encoded by the coding sequence ATGCACATTTTAAATCACAAAGAAAAGCAGGGTGGTGTTGTTAAATGCTCGTTATTGGTGTTTGTCACCCTGTTTTTTTTAAAACTAACCACGCAGGCCCAGTCTCTTGACAAAAGCCTTTATTTTAAGCAACCTGCTAAAAATTATTTAGAGGCCTTGCCCTTAGGGAATGGCCAACTGGGGGGGATGGTATTTGGTAATCCCAATCGGGAAAGGATAGTACTGAATGAAAAGTCATTGTGGTCCGGAGGAGTGCAGGATGCCGACAGGGATAATGCCCATGCCCATTTGGATGAAATCCAACGGTTGCTTTTACAGGGGAAAAATAAAGAAGCCGAGCAGCTATTGCAGGAAAACTTTGTCTCCAAAGGTGAGGGATCGGGTCATGGCAGGGGGGCAAATGTCCATTATGGCAGCTATCAAACCCTTGGAGACTTATGGATCAACTGGCTGGATACGGCTTCTGCCTATTCTGACTACAATCGAATTCTGGACCTGAATCGGGGAGTGGCGACGACGACTTGGAAAAGGGACGAAATATTATTTTCGCAAGTTGGTTATGTGAGCTTGACTGATGATGTGCTGGTCGTCCATTTGACCGCGTCTGATAAAGGAGCCATTTCTTTTTCTCTTGGACTGCATCGAGAAGAAAATGCAGAGACCCATAGCTTGGATACTGATCAGTTGATGATGTTGGGTCAGTTGCCGGACAAGGACAAAAAGGGGATGCGATTTGCTTCAGTAGTGAAAGTGATCCCAGTGGGAGGAGAACTTACCCAGGATCCTGACCATCTCACCTTGAAAAATGCCGATGAGTGCCTAATCATATTGGCTGCAGCCACCGACTATAATATAGATAGTCCTGCACTGCGGGGAGCTAATCCCAAAGGGAAAGTACTTCAGGTCATTAATGATTTTAAACCGAAAGGTGCTGAGGAACGACATGAAAAGGCTTTTTTGGAGCTTTTTGAAAAGAACGGTTTTCAACTTGATAAACGTGAAAGGATGGTAGCGAACCTAAGTACGCCCGAGCGGCTTTTACGGTATGCAGAAGGGCATCCGGATAGCCAGCTGCCAGTACTGTATTTTAATTATGGAAAATACCTCTTGATTTCGTCTTCACAGCCTGGCCAACTGCCTGCAAATCTCCAAGGAATCTGGGCACCGGAATATCAGGCTCCCTGGAATGGAGACTATCATTTGGATATCAATATCCAAATGAACTACTGGCTGGCAGAGCCGCTTGGCTACGGGGACTTGGCAGAGCCGCTTCATCAGTTCACGGCCAATTTGGTGGAAAACGGGCAGAAATCGGCCCGGGCCTATTATAATGCGCCAGGGTGGGTAGCCCATGTTATCAGTAATCCTTGGTATTTTACCTCCCCCGGGGAAGGAGCTAGCTGGGGATCCACCATGACCGGTGGTGCTTGGCTTACCGAGCACCTTTGGGAGCATTATCGCTATTCCAGGGATACGGCTTTTTTGGCTACTTATTATCCAGTGCTAAAAGGTGCTGCTGAATTCCTTTCTTCTGTGTTGATCGAAGAACCTGAGCACCAATACCTGGTGACCGCCCCATCGAATTCACCAGAGAATACTTACCTCAAGCCCAATGGTTATAAAGGGCATACTGCCATGGGGCCAACAATGGACATGCAGATCTGTCGGGAGGTTTTTGGGAATACCATTCAGGCAGCCAATGTTCTCGGAACGGATCGGGAACTGGTCGGTCAGCTTACCGAAAAGATGGCACGATTGGCTCCGAACGAGGTGGGCAAAAACGGGGACTTGAATGAGTGGCTACATGACTGGGATGATGCCGATCCTCACCATCGGCATGTATCGCACCTCTATGGGTTACATCCTTACGATGAAATTACCCCATGGGGCACGCCGGATCTGGCAAAGGCGGTAAAGGCTACCTTGTTGCAGCGAGGTGATGGAGGGACGGGATGGAGCAGGGCTTGGAAGATCAACTTTTGGGCAAGACTCGGTGATGGGGACCATGCTTTGGAATTGCTCCGAAAACTCCTTCAGCCAGCAGCAGGTGACGGAACCAAGATTGTCATGGGCAATGGCGGTACCTATCCCAATTTATTTTGTGCCCATCCACCTTTTCAGATAGATGGAAACTTTGGAGGAACAGCAGGCATTATCGAAATGCTCTTCCAAAGCCACGGTAAAAAGGAAACCATTCGTCTTATCCCAGCTCTGCCTGCAGATTCATCTTGGCAAGCAGGTGAAGTAAATGGAATGCATGCAAGGGGAGCATTTATAGTGGACTTTAAGTGGAAAGAAGGACGAGTAGTTTCGGGAAATATCACCTCGCTAAAAGGACAGGAGTGCAGTTTATTATTGCCTAAGGGAATGACCATTGTGGATGAAAAGGGAAAAGAAGTTATAAGTAATAAAAGGAATGAAAGCATGGAAGTTCGATTCAATACCAACCCAAATCAGCGCTTTTTGCTAGTGCCCTATTAG
- a CDS encoding FecR family protein → MVDRKQFNDLLKRYLKGETGKDENKAVDQWFKKSFEGKSIGEHQDLTALGKEILTQISVKLNKTKTGQRKIVNLYTCHWWKTAAAIFLLLVGGYWIIAGRYQNAGLLTKSTGNGEQLHLKLPDGSTVMLNVASSIQYPEKFGKDRREVSVTGEAFFKVVADPGRPFHVNTENLVTEVLGTQFNVHAYPSEQSQVDVFEGKVKVYSRANSSQKELLKVNQAASFNDQGKLHKHPANLKMAAAWRERMNYMDNTSLDELGKLIERWYGHKVTFIPHSLGDCTLSGKLKMGELELLLNQIKFIKEIDWEISGNNTIVFKGQQCN, encoded by the coding sequence ATGGTGGATAGGAAACAATTCAACGACCTATTAAAACGGTACCTAAAGGGTGAAACTGGCAAGGATGAAAATAAAGCGGTGGATCAATGGTTCAAAAAGAGTTTTGAAGGAAAATCCATTGGTGAACATCAGGATCTCACGGCTTTGGGGAAGGAAATATTAACCCAGATCAGTGTCAAATTAAATAAAACGAAAACGGGCCAAAGAAAAATTGTGAACCTTTATACTTGCCATTGGTGGAAAACCGCCGCGGCTATCTTTCTCTTACTGGTAGGGGGCTATTGGATAATTGCAGGTAGGTATCAAAATGCTGGGTTATTGACCAAGTCCACAGGTAACGGTGAACAATTGCACCTTAAACTGCCCGATGGGTCAACTGTTATGTTGAATGTAGCTTCCAGTATCCAATATCCTGAGAAATTTGGTAAGGATAGACGTGAAGTGAGCGTCACGGGAGAAGCATTTTTTAAGGTGGTTGCCGACCCCGGGAGGCCTTTCCACGTGAATACGGAAAATTTGGTTACCGAAGTACTCGGTACACAGTTCAATGTCCACGCCTATCCTTCCGAACAGTCCCAAGTTGATGTCTTTGAAGGGAAAGTAAAGGTCTATTCAAGGGCAAATAGTAGCCAGAAAGAATTACTCAAGGTAAATCAAGCAGCCTCGTTCAACGATCAGGGAAAGCTCCATAAACATCCGGCCAACTTGAAAATGGCCGCAGCTTGGCGAGAGAGAATGAATTATATGGACAATACCTCTTTGGATGAGCTTGGCAAATTGATCGAGCGATGGTATGGCCATAAAGTAACCTTCATTCCTCATTCACTCGGGGACTGTACCCTGTCGGGAAAACTTAAAATGGGTGAGTTGGAATTACTGCTCAACCAAATAAAATTCATCAAAGAAATTGATTGGGAAATAAGCGGAAATAACACAATAGTATTTAAAGGACAACAATGTAATTGA
- a CDS encoding RagB/SusD family nutrient uptake outer membrane protein has protein sequence MKKIVCLLVLIITFTGCESFLDRTDPTATSFTEFFNDEDDLRRVTYSSFYDVFTHHSNRRSLLYMLDGRSDNAYARDFSDHHQAIANGTLNASSLGIEYYYSIYMKHVGRLNTYIASIDEPYVEDEDIRTRYENILKGLRMWHYLRLTFYWGDVPFMLEPADLDDARQPAMPKEEILETIFPMAEEIADQLPVDEYTSNKYMFNQMSLKAVIMRYALYHERFELAARLAKEIMDSGNYSLHPNYGDLFQYDASSNNSEFIVHLDEESHSGSTTYSFRDLGPHFRTGNGQSYCVPLKSLVDSYWTLQGRPIENCPLHTKEEYELDPALNRDPRYQASIMGHGDEFYGESIDIYNRNNPMYYENQRASKSGYWFKKFVSENDAFRNGNMEYGLLRYAEVLLTYAEARIMMGDVDALAKDCINQVRERAGLDMSEADVTLPAFSSYGQEEWTGLIRNERRVEFAGEGLRYADIIRWRIAEEVLNQPALGHTREENGQMTSLKIEDRTFGPHQYKWPFPESSLKVNPGLKQNAGY, from the coding sequence ATGAAAAAAATAGTTTGCTTACTCGTTTTAATAATCACCTTTACAGGATGCGAAAGTTTTCTGGACAGGACGGATCCGACTGCTACTTCTTTCACAGAGTTCTTTAACGATGAAGATGACCTTAGGAGGGTTACCTACAGTAGTTTTTATGATGTTTTTACCCACCATAGCAATAGGAGAAGCCTGCTGTACATGCTGGACGGCCGCTCGGACAATGCCTATGCCCGAGATTTCAGCGATCACCATCAAGCGATCGCCAATGGTACCCTGAACGCCAGCAGTCTGGGGATAGAGTATTATTATTCGATTTATATGAAGCATGTAGGCCGGCTGAATACCTATATCGCCAGTATTGATGAGCCATATGTGGAGGATGAGGACATCAGGACCCGATATGAAAATATTTTGAAAGGTTTGCGGATGTGGCACTATCTACGGCTTACCTTCTATTGGGGAGATGTGCCCTTTATGCTCGAACCTGCAGATCTGGACGACGCCAGACAGCCGGCAATGCCCAAGGAGGAAATCCTTGAGACCATATTTCCGATGGCCGAGGAAATCGCCGATCAACTGCCCGTGGATGAATATACTTCCAACAAGTACATGTTCAACCAGATGTCTTTGAAAGCCGTGATCATGCGCTATGCGCTCTATCATGAACGTTTCGAATTGGCCGCCCGGTTGGCCAAGGAAATTATGGACAGTGGAAACTATAGCCTTCACCCAAATTATGGTGATCTCTTCCAGTATGATGCATCTTCCAACAACAGTGAATTTATTGTCCATTTGGACGAAGAAAGCCATAGTGGCAGCACAACCTATTCGTTTAGGGATCTGGGGCCTCATTTCCGCACTGGAAATGGCCAATCCTATTGTGTCCCATTGAAGTCATTGGTGGACAGCTACTGGACCTTGCAGGGCCGGCCTATCGAAAACTGTCCGCTTCACACCAAAGAAGAATATGAACTGGATCCTGCTCTAAACAGGGATCCGCGGTACCAAGCATCTATCATGGGACATGGTGATGAATTCTATGGAGAATCCATTGATATTTACAACCGCAATAATCCCATGTACTATGAGAATCAAAGGGCCAGTAAATCCGGATACTGGTTCAAAAAGTTTGTCTCCGAAAACGATGCTTTCAGAAACGGGAACATGGAATACGGTTTGCTCAGGTATGCAGAAGTACTTTTGACCTATGCAGAGGCAAGGATCATGATGGGTGATGTGGATGCGCTGGCCAAAGATTGCATCAATCAGGTCAGAGAAAGGGCTGGCCTGGACATGAGTGAAGCAGATGTGACCCTGCCAGCCTTCAGCAGCTATGGGCAAGAGGAATGGACCGGCCTGATCAGAAATGAAAGGAGAGTGGAATTTGCCGGGGAAGGTTTGAGATATGCAGATATCATTCGTTGGAGAATAGCCGAGGAAGTATTAAACCAACCTGCCCTGGGACATACCAGGGAAGAGAACGGCCAGATGACCAGTCTAAAGATTGAAGACAGGACCTTTGGCCCCCACCAATATAAATGGCCTTTTCCTGAAAGTAGTTTAAAGGTGAATCCTGGTCTTAAACAAAACGCAGGGTATTAA
- a CDS encoding RNA polymerase sigma-70 factor: protein METHQQSDAELLEALKQDSWEAFEGLYQRYWKKIYAISKAVTKDEELSKDFVQEIFLDLWKRREKLAIKNTYAYLYQASKYRLIAHIRRLEQQEHFIKEFNQVLAHNPVEEYLNYKELDGKIKQCLEMLSPKCRKIFFLSRYDHLSNQEIAQQLEISKSTVENQINKALTHLRNSPEIKMAFIMGYSLFDQL, encoded by the coding sequence ATGGAAACCCATCAGCAATCAGATGCCGAATTACTTGAAGCGTTAAAGCAGGATTCTTGGGAGGCTTTTGAGGGATTATACCAGCGGTATTGGAAAAAAATCTACGCAATTAGCAAAGCCGTTACCAAAGATGAGGAGCTTAGCAAGGATTTCGTCCAAGAAATATTTCTTGACTTGTGGAAGAGAAGGGAAAAGTTGGCCATAAAAAATACCTATGCCTACCTCTACCAGGCATCAAAATATAGATTGATAGCCCATATTAGAAGATTGGAGCAACAGGAGCATTTTATCAAGGAATTTAACCAGGTACTCGCACACAATCCAGTGGAAGAGTATTTAAATTATAAGGAGTTGGATGGTAAAATCAAACAATGCTTGGAAATGCTATCGCCAAAATGCAGGAAGATTTTTTTCCTCAGTCGCTACGATCACCTTTCCAATCAGGAGATTGCCCAGCAACTGGAAATTTCAAAAAGTACGGTCGAAAACCAAATTAATAAAGCCTTGACCCATTTGAGAAATTCACCAGAAATCAAGATGGCATTTATTATGGGATACTCCCTGTTCGACCAACTATAG
- a CDS encoding SusC/RagA family TonB-linked outer membrane protein, which produces MVQLFMIQVLMANVSNGQSKEQITFSFFAQDSRYTEVFNQIEAKTDLVFLYDDVIADSDDRFSLNRDNISLDKLLGLLERRGLRFMREGDHISVKRTFGGYAKLEITGRVTNENGEPMPGATILIKGTNVGTVSDNDGYYHISAEDAGVLIFNMLGYKNQEVTIDGRSEINVVLQEESTALDEVVVMGYNTVEKQHVASSVAEMDMKRAKMRPIYKLQEAFSGTLPGVTMLQGSNLPGSVPGTINIRGISTLQNADPLVIVDGMEQSLTDIDPNEIKSISVLKDAASAAMYGSRGANGVIIITTNRGTTGQFRVDLHSWAAMNDPIDLPTFVSAVDYMRLNNEAREHQGQTPQFTDEDIIDSGNGNSTNTDWLDEVMERRAHSYNMSANISGGGGVGTFNLMLGYLKENGLNNYEGSERFSARFNTDIHIDDKFVLLADFYARRLQVNRLHANSDGHGLYKIAWRMNPTQAIFYDSDIQDHYMLHNEMNPIASINHGGERNNLYDRSTINLRPRYHINDNLHINGNISYMINKSANKYKRETFKFFDGDGVPVTTWGNEVDSEQGVSVSQLTARANINYERNLRKERDKLYLVAGTEFMNYNYTDYREIAKASFYSKLNYSFDDRYLLEVTARGDGSSKFAPGHRWGFFPSGALAWNVHNERFLSGITQNGLVNNLKIRLSYGLIGNENVAPYLWQEVVNNWGWTMRVPNPSFSWEKQRQGNIGLDLAMFDNRFRFTAEVYKKHSFDLIYSEFPVPPLTGSHSLESAVNIGEVENKGWELSGSWSDKIGELSYTVGGILFDNNNKVLKAGYNESDTLIFKDNNEKIWYRGIALDNYYGFESNGYFQNQQEVDETSAKLPNTLPGDIRYVDQNGDGVINDKDRVDLGDPFPHMNYSITLDLRFRRWDFSFLGHGVGRRTGRLGGQEGFPVYMDGENNDLGAPRQYYMDNRWTPETPNSRFPRMWTGTTPNSELSDVWLGDASFFRIKTLQLGYTFPRIAKGVKNMRVYLNAQDAFTFTNWEGLEPERNGGTGNYPRMASYSLGVKFTIL; this is translated from the coding sequence ATGGTACAACTGTTTATGATACAGGTGCTTATGGCCAATGTCTCAAATGGCCAAAGCAAAGAACAGATTACATTTTCTTTTTTTGCCCAGGATTCCAGATATACGGAAGTATTCAACCAAATAGAGGCCAAGACGGATCTGGTATTTCTCTATGATGACGTCATTGCCGACAGTGACGATCGTTTTAGTCTTAACAGGGATAATATTAGCCTGGACAAGTTACTGGGCCTACTGGAGCGAAGGGGACTTAGGTTTATGAGGGAAGGTGACCACATTTCCGTGAAGCGAACATTTGGTGGGTACGCCAAGTTGGAGATTACCGGAAGGGTAACCAATGAAAATGGGGAACCCATGCCAGGTGCCACTATCCTGATCAAGGGAACCAATGTGGGCACCGTATCGGATAATGACGGGTATTACCACATCAGTGCCGAGGATGCCGGAGTGCTGATCTTCAATATGCTAGGTTATAAAAACCAAGAAGTTACCATTGATGGGAGGAGTGAGATCAATGTCGTGCTCCAAGAGGAAAGCACTGCACTGGATGAGGTAGTGGTCATGGGGTATAATACGGTCGAAAAACAACACGTGGCCTCGTCGGTTGCAGAAATGGATATGAAAAGGGCAAAGATGCGGCCGATTTACAAGCTTCAGGAGGCCTTTAGTGGTACCCTGCCCGGTGTCACGATGCTGCAGGGAAGCAACCTCCCCGGTAGCGTACCGGGAACCATAAATATCCGGGGGATCAGTACCTTGCAAAATGCCGATCCATTGGTGATCGTGGATGGGATGGAGCAGTCCCTGACCGATATCGACCCCAACGAAATCAAAAGCATCAGTGTACTCAAAGATGCTGCCTCGGCAGCGATGTATGGATCCAGAGGTGCCAATGGCGTGATCATCATTACCACTAACAGGGGAACCACCGGGCAGTTTAGAGTGGATCTTCATTCGTGGGCAGCTATGAACGATCCGATCGATTTACCTACGTTCGTGAGCGCAGTGGATTATATGCGCTTGAACAACGAAGCGCGTGAACACCAGGGGCAAACTCCCCAATTTACCGATGAGGACATTATTGACTCCGGAAATGGTAATTCCACAAATACGGATTGGTTGGACGAGGTGATGGAAAGAAGGGCTCATTCCTACAACATGTCCGCAAACATCTCCGGTGGAGGAGGTGTTGGGACATTTAACCTGATGCTGGGCTATCTGAAAGAAAATGGACTGAATAACTACGAAGGATCGGAGCGGTTCAGTGCCCGGTTCAATACTGATATCCATATCGACGACAAGTTTGTCCTGTTGGCGGACTTCTATGCCAGAAGACTGCAGGTGAACAGGCTACATGCCAATTCAGATGGACACGGGCTCTATAAAATTGCCTGGAGGATGAACCCAACGCAAGCGATATTTTATGACTCCGATATTCAGGACCATTATATGCTCCACAATGAGATGAACCCAATTGCATCCATTAACCATGGCGGTGAGCGTAACAATCTCTACGACAGAAGCACCATCAACCTCCGCCCACGCTATCATATCAATGATAACCTGCACATTAACGGAAATATCTCCTATATGATCAATAAATCTGCCAATAAGTATAAGCGGGAAACGTTCAAGTTCTTTGATGGAGATGGCGTGCCGGTGACTACATGGGGAAATGAAGTGGATTCCGAACAGGGGGTAAGTGTCAGCCAACTTACGGCCAGGGCAAATATCAATTATGAGCGCAACCTAAGAAAAGAGCGGGATAAGCTCTACTTGGTCGCTGGTACGGAATTCATGAACTATAACTATACCGATTACAGGGAAATTGCAAAGGCTTCATTTTATTCAAAGCTCAATTATTCCTTTGATGACCGCTACCTGCTGGAAGTAACCGCACGCGGGGACGGAAGCAGTAAGTTTGCCCCCGGGCACCGATGGGGCTTTTTTCCTTCCGGAGCTTTGGCCTGGAATGTCCATAACGAAAGGTTTTTATCCGGGATCACCCAGAATGGTTTGGTCAATAACCTAAAGATCCGGTTATCCTATGGCCTGATCGGGAACGAAAATGTGGCCCCCTATCTATGGCAGGAAGTGGTCAACAACTGGGGCTGGACGATGCGGGTCCCCAACCCGAGCTTTAGCTGGGAAAAACAACGACAGGGAAATATTGGGCTTGATTTGGCCATGTTTGACAATCGCTTCAGGTTTACTGCCGAAGTATATAAGAAACATTCCTTTGACCTGATCTATTCTGAGTTTCCTGTACCACCGTTGACCGGATCGCATAGTCTGGAATCCGCTGTCAACATTGGGGAGGTGGAAAACAAAGGCTGGGAGCTGTCAGGATCATGGAGTGATAAGATTGGGGAACTGTCCTATACCGTTGGCGGAATATTGTTTGATAACAATAACAAAGTCCTCAAGGCAGGGTACAATGAATCCGATACGTTGATTTTTAAGGATAACAATGAAAAAATCTGGTACAGGGGAATTGCCTTGGACAATTATTACGGTTTTGAAAGCAACGGCTATTTTCAGAACCAGCAGGAGGTGGACGAAACATCTGCGAAACTTCCCAATACCCTGCCAGGCGATATCCGCTATGTCGACCAAAACGGGGACGGGGTCATCAACGACAAGGACCGTGTGGACCTGGGAGATCCTTTTCCGCACATGAACTATTCCATTACCTTGGACCTGCGTTTCAGGAGGTGGGATTTTAGCTTTTTGGGCCACGGAGTGGGGCGACGGACCGGCAGGCTTGGTGGCCAGGAAGGATTTCCAGTATATATGGATGGGGAAAACAACGACCTAGGTGCACCTCGACAATATTACATGGACAACAGGTGGACTCCAGAAACCCCAAACAGCCGATTCCCACGCATGTGGACCGGAACCACCCCAAATTCCGAGCTCAGTGATGTGTGGTTAGGGGATGCCTCCTTTTTTAGGATCAAGACCCTTCAATTGGGATATACATTCCCCCGAATTGCCAAAGGCGTTAAAAATATGCGCGTTTACCTCAATGCCCAGGATGCCTTTACCTTTACTAATTGGGAAGGGCTGGAGCCTGAAAGGAACGGTGGTACAGGCAATTACCCGAGAATGGCCAGTTATAGTTTGGGCGTAAAATTCACAATTCTCTAA
- a CDS encoding ArdC-like ssDNA-binding domain-containing protein, with protein sequence MGLPKNFHSGKVYKGINLWLLLSCGHAYPYYLTLKQAEGYGAKIRKGAKSVPVVYWNVVYRHKESGEKLSEAEARKLPKGIVDRKAFLKYYNVFNIEDIEGVKWVMPESGEKYPFQTGGFYRIYWKVVEEFGVYAVEVREMRGVGLG encoded by the coding sequence ATGGGACTGCCCAAAAACTTCCATTCAGGAAAGGTCTATAAGGGCATCAACCTGTGGTTATTGCTCAGCTGTGGCCATGCCTATCCGTATTACCTTACCTTAAAACAGGCCGAAGGTTATGGGGCAAAGATCAGGAAAGGGGCCAAGTCGGTTCCAGTGGTCTATTGGAACGTTGTCTACCGCCATAAGGAAAGCGGTGAAAAGCTCTCCGAGGCAGAGGCACGGAAGCTGCCCAAGGGGATCGTTGACAGAAAGGCATTTCTTAAATATTACAATGTGTTCAATATCGAGGATATCGAAGGGGTGAAATGGGTCATGCCGGAATCCGGTGAAAAATACCCTTTCCAAACTGGGGGATTTTACCGGATTTATTGGAAGGTGGTGGAAGAGTTCGGCGTATATGCAGTAGAGGTGAGGGAGATGAGGGGAGTGGGGCTGGGGTAG
- a CDS encoding RagB/SusD family nutrient uptake outer membrane protein: MKTINNYIIIGVLFVLSACEGFLDRSPTDQLSSNLFWQSQTDFENALTAIYGSMQVDMYTYGAPNKDVLTDNGYGQHNYYGSNAIVQGNIFPSSGGYISSIYSTAYSGIARINIFLNQLQSYEGEDISDEMKSRYEGEAKFVRGYFYFELYQAYGEVPVVTEPLDLENQSQPKVSMEQVFAQVRDDLTDAIGMLEEIPYGNSGGHAVKSSAEALLLRTLMYEAYQENGAANSAIMEEAKLLAQSLMEGDYRLVEDVESVFRTGSQEGNEEIIFSVKFLAPDNATPMDQWYGDWLVVSPLQNLVNDFEYMDGLPYGESPMTDPDDPYENRDPRLAQTIFVDYVDWGDGNEHRPSNNRPTGFGLKKFLSPDLIPYGYSTRSEQDWVLLRYADVLLMYAELENELSGPNAAVYNAINAIRERSEMPDIPSGLSQDAMRERIRHERRVELAFEGLRYYDLKRWRVAEEELNSVDDGVIPYHFEDRFYLWPLPQSEIDKSNGVLVQNPDYQ; the protein is encoded by the coding sequence ATGAAAACGATCAATAATTATATCATAATTGGAGTTTTGTTCGTGCTGAGTGCCTGTGAAGGCTTTTTGGACAGAAGTCCCACCGATCAGCTTTCATCGAATCTTTTCTGGCAATCCCAAACGGATTTTGAAAATGCATTGACGGCCATTTATGGAAGTATGCAAGTGGACATGTACACCTATGGAGCGCCCAACAAGGATGTGCTGACCGATAATGGATACGGTCAGCACAACTACTATGGGAGCAACGCCATTGTACAGGGAAATATCTTTCCTTCATCGGGAGGGTATATTTCCTCAATTTACTCGACAGCTTACTCGGGTATTGCTAGGATAAATATCTTCCTGAACCAACTGCAATCCTATGAAGGGGAAGATATAAGTGATGAAATGAAAAGCCGCTATGAGGGAGAGGCAAAGTTTGTTCGTGGATATTTTTATTTTGAGCTGTATCAGGCCTATGGTGAGGTGCCAGTGGTTACGGAACCATTGGACTTGGAGAACCAGTCCCAGCCAAAAGTGTCTATGGAACAGGTCTTTGCCCAGGTCAGGGATGATCTGACGGATGCCATTGGTATGTTGGAGGAAATACCCTATGGCAATAGTGGTGGACATGCGGTGAAAAGCTCAGCGGAAGCACTTTTGCTCAGGACATTGATGTATGAAGCCTATCAGGAGAACGGTGCAGCCAATTCCGCTATCATGGAAGAAGCAAAACTGTTGGCCCAGTCACTGATGGAAGGTGATTATAGGTTGGTTGAAGATGTGGAGAGCGTCTTTAGGACAGGGTCACAGGAAGGAAATGAAGAGATCATCTTTTCGGTCAAGTTTTTGGCACCGGACAATGCCACCCCTATGGACCAGTGGTACGGGGATTGGCTAGTGGTAAGCCCTCTTCAAAATCTAGTGAATGATTTTGAATATATGGATGGCTTACCTTATGGTGAATCACCAATGACCGATCCCGATGATCCCTATGAAAACAGGGATCCGCGACTTGCGCAGACTATTTTTGTGGATTATGTCGATTGGGGTGATGGAAACGAGCACCGTCCATCCAATAACCGACCGACTGGTTTTGGATTGAAAAAATTCCTGAGCCCAGACCTCATTCCTTACGGGTATTCTACCAGAAGTGAGCAAGATTGGGTATTGCTTCGCTATGCCGATGTGCTCCTGATGTATGCAGAACTGGAAAATGAGCTTTCCGGGCCCAATGCCGCGGTTTACAATGCAATCAATGCCATACGTGAGCGTTCCGAAATGCCGGATATTCCTTCGGGACTTTCTCAGGACGCCATGCGTGAACGTATCAGGCATGAGAGAAGGGTAGAACTGGCCTTTGAAGGACTGCGCTATTACGACCTGAAGCGTTGGAGGGTGGCAGAGGAAGAGCTGAACAGCGTGGATGATGGGGTGATACCCTACCATTTTGAAGATCGCTTTTACCTCTGGCCATTACCGCAATCGGAGATCGATAAAAGCAATGGCGTGTTGGTACAAAATCCAGATTACCAGTAG